One segment of Natronosalvus halobius DNA contains the following:
- the carB gene encoding carbamoyl-phosphate synthase large subunit: MSTDHDTGDDGRTILLIGSGPIQIGQAAEFDYSGAQACRALQEEGARVVLVNSNPATIMTDPEMADRVYLEPITTDAIAEIIRKERPDGVIAGLGGQTGLNVTAELAEEGVLDEYDVEIMGTPLDTIYATEDRDLFRQRMESIGQPVPRSTTISLDSGESVTEVTDEDLRERVEDAVDAVGGLPVIARTTYTLGGSGSGVVEEMDELLARVRKGLRLSRNNEVLITESIAGWVELEYEVMRDADDSCIIICNMENLDPMGIHTGESTVVTPSQVIPDDGHQEMRTAALDVIRELGIQGGCNIQFAWHDDGTPGGEYRVVEVNPRVSRSSALASKATGYPIARVTAKVALGKRLHEIENEITGQTTAAFEPAIDYVVTKVPRWPKDKFDDVDFELGTAMKSTGEAMAIGRTFEESLLKALRSSEYDPAVDWADVSDEELEADYLETPTPDRPYAIFEAFERGYTVEDVCSLTGIYEWYVERFENIAEASVAASEGDFTEAAELGFTNQQVAARAGADVGSVESVAPERTFKQVDTCAGEFAASTPYYYSARDALESGSSPIAHDEVQVDTDVESVVVVGGGPIRIGQGVEFDYCAVHAVRALRELGIDAHVVNNNPETVSTDYDTSDGLFFEPITAEEVADVVETTGADGVMVQFGGQTSVDIGEPLEAELERRGLDCSVMGTSVEAMDLAEDRDRFNQLMDDLGIAQPEGGAAYSREEAFDLAHDIGYPVLVRPSYVLGGRAMQVVHSDDELETYIEEAVRVSPDKPILIDQFLEGAVELDVDAVSDGEDIVIGGVMEHVESAGVHSGDSACTIPPRSLDDETMARVREVTEEIATALETVGLLNVQLAVTGVHDDQDVEVYVLEANPRSSRTVPFVSKATGVPIAKLAAKVMAGESLAEQGVDERIPEHTSIKEVVLPFDRLPGSDPRLGPEMKSTGEVMGTASDFATAYWKGQQAAGNAVSEGTAVIDLAVDGFEGSFDVAEFEDVPAAIMKGEVDFVVSDDRDALEMAVEEDVPYLSTAASARAYLEALEGFDGDLDVAAVTDRPQRVANWGG; this comes from the coding sequence ATGAGCACCGACCACGACACCGGGGACGACGGACGCACGATCCTGCTCATCGGCAGCGGGCCGATCCAGATCGGACAGGCCGCCGAATTCGACTATTCGGGCGCCCAGGCCTGCCGAGCCCTCCAGGAGGAGGGCGCGCGCGTCGTTCTCGTCAACTCGAACCCGGCGACGATCATGACCGATCCGGAGATGGCCGACCGGGTCTACCTCGAGCCGATCACGACCGACGCCATCGCCGAGATTATCCGGAAAGAGCGCCCGGACGGCGTCATCGCCGGCCTCGGCGGCCAGACTGGACTGAACGTCACGGCCGAACTCGCCGAGGAGGGCGTCCTCGATGAGTACGACGTCGAGATCATGGGGACGCCGCTCGACACCATCTACGCCACGGAGGACCGGGACCTCTTCCGCCAGCGCATGGAGAGCATCGGCCAGCCAGTGCCGCGGTCGACGACCATCTCGCTGGATTCGGGCGAGTCGGTCACCGAGGTTACGGACGAGGACCTCCGCGAGCGCGTCGAGGACGCCGTCGACGCCGTCGGCGGGCTCCCTGTCATCGCCCGGACGACCTACACGCTGGGTGGCTCCGGATCGGGTGTCGTCGAGGAGATGGACGAACTCCTCGCTCGCGTGCGGAAAGGACTCCGCCTCTCGCGGAACAACGAGGTCCTCATCACGGAATCGATCGCCGGCTGGGTCGAACTCGAGTACGAGGTGATGCGCGACGCCGACGACTCGTGTATCATCATCTGCAACATGGAGAACCTCGACCCGATGGGCATCCACACCGGCGAGTCGACGGTCGTCACCCCCTCGCAGGTCATCCCCGACGACGGTCACCAGGAGATGCGCACCGCGGCGCTGGACGTCATCCGCGAACTCGGCATCCAGGGCGGGTGTAACATCCAGTTCGCCTGGCACGACGATGGCACGCCCGGCGGCGAGTACCGCGTCGTCGAGGTGAACCCGCGCGTCTCTCGCTCGTCGGCGCTCGCCTCGAAGGCGACGGGCTACCCCATCGCCCGCGTGACCGCGAAAGTAGCGCTGGGCAAACGGCTCCACGAGATCGAAAACGAAATTACGGGACAGACGACCGCGGCGTTCGAGCCGGCGATCGACTACGTCGTGACGAAAGTGCCCCGCTGGCCCAAGGACAAGTTCGACGACGTCGACTTCGAACTCGGCACGGCGATGAAGTCGACCGGCGAGGCGATGGCCATCGGCCGCACGTTCGAGGAGAGTCTGTTGAAGGCGCTCCGCTCCTCGGAGTACGACCCCGCCGTCGACTGGGCCGACGTTTCCGACGAGGAACTCGAGGCCGACTACCTCGAAACGCCGACGCCCGACCGCCCTTACGCCATCTTCGAGGCGTTCGAGCGCGGCTACACCGTCGAGGACGTCTGCAGCCTGACGGGCATCTACGAGTGGTACGTCGAGCGCTTCGAGAACATCGCCGAGGCGTCGGTCGCCGCTTCCGAGGGCGACTTCACCGAGGCTGCCGAACTCGGCTTCACGAACCAGCAAGTCGCAGCTCGTGCCGGCGCCGACGTTGGAAGCGTCGAGTCCGTCGCTCCCGAGCGCACCTTCAAGCAGGTCGACACCTGCGCCGGTGAGTTCGCCGCGTCAACGCCGTACTACTACTCGGCGCGGGACGCCCTCGAGTCCGGTTCCTCGCCCATCGCCCACGACGAGGTCCAAGTCGACACCGACGTCGAGAGCGTCGTCGTCGTCGGCGGCGGCCCGATCCGCATCGGACAGGGCGTCGAGTTCGACTATTGCGCCGTCCACGCAGTGCGCGCCCTGCGGGAACTGGGCATCGACGCCCACGTCGTCAACAACAACCCCGAGACGGTCTCGACGGACTACGACACCAGCGACGGCCTGTTCTTCGAGCCGATCACCGCCGAGGAGGTCGCGGACGTGGTCGAGACGACCGGCGCCGACGGCGTCATGGTCCAGTTCGGCGGCCAGACCTCCGTCGACATCGGGGAACCGCTCGAGGCCGAACTCGAGCGCCGCGGCCTCGATTGTTCGGTGATGGGAACCAGCGTCGAAGCGATGGACCTCGCGGAGGACCGCGACCGGTTCAACCAGCTCATGGACGATCTGGGCATCGCCCAGCCCGAAGGTGGTGCTGCCTACAGCCGCGAGGAAGCGTTCGACCTCGCTCACGATATCGGCTACCCGGTTCTCGTCCGTCCATCCTACGTCCTCGGCGGCCGCGCGATGCAGGTCGTCCACAGCGACGACGAACTCGAGACGTACATCGAGGAGGCCGTCCGCGTGAGCCCCGACAAACCGATACTCATCGACCAGTTCCTCGAGGGCGCGGTCGAACTCGACGTCGATGCCGTCTCGGACGGCGAGGACATCGTGATCGGCGGCGTCATGGAACACGTCGAGAGCGCCGGGGTTCACTCCGGCGACTCCGCGTGTACGATCCCGCCGCGCTCGCTCGACGACGAGACGATGGCTCGCGTGCGCGAAGTCACCGAGGAGATCGCGACCGCGCTCGAGACCGTCGGTCTGCTGAACGTTCAGTTGGCGGTCACCGGCGTCCACGACGATCAGGACGTCGAGGTGTACGTCCTGGAGGCCAACCCGCGCTCCTCGCGCACCGTCCCGTTCGTCTCGAAGGCGACCGGCGTTCCGATCGCCAAACTCGCCGCGAAGGTGATGGCGGGCGAGTCGCTCGCAGAGCAGGGTGTCGACGAGCGAATTCCCGAGCACACGTCGATCAAGGAGGTCGTCCTTCCGTTCGACCGCCTGCCGGGAAGCGACCCACGTCTGGGCCCGGAGATGAAGTCGACCGGCGAAGTGATGGGCACCGCGAGCGACTTCGCGACGGCCTACTGGAAGGGCCAGCAGGCCGCCGGCAACGCCGTCAGCGAGGGAACCGCCGTGATCGACCTCGCGGTCGACGGCTTCGAGGGGTCCTTCGACGTCGCCGAGTTCGAGGACGTCCCCGCCGCGATCATGAAGGGCGAGGTCGACTTCGTCGTCAGCGACGACCGCGACGCCCTCGAGATGGCCGTCGAGGAGGACGTCCCGTACCTCTCGACGGCGGCCAGCGCTCGCGCGTACCTCGAGGCGCTCGAGGGATTCGACGGCGACCTCGACGTGGCGGCCGTGACCGACCGGCCACAGCGGGTGGCGAACTGGGGCGGCTGA
- a CDS encoding DUF5815 family protein gives MADPEPRVPGDDTNQLELPCGESLDPHEIDLGMREYSCSCGDRHAVVTDVHPPSRFVPESLVAVLQETVDTADDFDEFGTPHLLGIVMEEFPDEVVVHDASEDGSVGYTLLWVTDFEARRLHVVVVELIVELMEHAISHADDGDAITEFETQMLEFDVESFVDQYRDVRDFESEHDAPV, from the coding sequence ATGGCCGACCCCGAGCCTCGCGTCCCGGGCGACGACACCAACCAACTCGAGCTACCGTGCGGAGAGTCGCTCGACCCCCACGAGATCGACCTCGGTATGCGCGAGTACAGCTGTTCGTGCGGTGATCGCCACGCCGTGGTCACAGACGTCCACCCACCCTCGCGGTTCGTCCCCGAGTCACTCGTCGCGGTCCTCCAGGAGACCGTCGATACGGCCGACGACTTCGACGAGTTCGGCACGCCCCACCTGCTCGGTATCGTCATGGAGGAGTTCCCCGACGAGGTCGTCGTCCACGACGCCTCCGAGGACGGTTCGGTCGGGTACACCCTCCTGTGGGTCACGGATTTCGAGGCTCGACGGCTCCACGTCGTCGTCGTCGAACTAATCGTCGAGTTGATGGAACACGCGATCAGCCACGCCGACGATGGCGACGCGATCACCGAGTTCGAGACGCAGATGCTCGAGTTCGACGTCGAGTCGTTCGTCGATCAGTACCGGGACGTGCGGGACTTCGAGAGCGAGCACGACGCGCCGGTGTGA
- a CDS encoding DUF7124 domain-containing protein, whose translation MNGGSDMTLAFELDALQTLASPEAVFDDARGWSSYVGVVSEEPTYVVTNFTRKNRVRQDFFSGPRGKAESLDSVKRQFDTERHVFVGVGDDDEALADEVGWEFLHVQDAAEAAGWTLATEPEEADDPDEAIRDDWP comes from the coding sequence ATGAACGGCGGAAGCGACATGACGCTCGCGTTCGAACTCGATGCCCTGCAGACGCTCGCCTCGCCGGAGGCCGTCTTCGACGACGCCCGGGGCTGGAGTTCCTACGTCGGCGTCGTCTCCGAGGAGCCGACGTACGTGGTGACGAACTTCACCCGGAAGAACCGGGTCCGACAGGACTTCTTCTCCGGCCCCCGCGGCAAGGCCGAGAGCCTCGATAGCGTCAAACGCCAGTTCGACACCGAGCGACACGTCTTTGTCGGCGTCGGCGACGACGACGAGGCCCTCGCCGACGAGGTCGGCTGGGAGTTCCTCCACGTCCAGGACGCCGCGGAGGCGGCCGGGTGGACGCTGGCGACTGAGCCGGAGGAGGCGGACGATCCAGACGAAGCGATTCGCGACGACTGGCCCTGA
- a CDS encoding hybrid sensor histidine kinase/response regulator — translation MSGGGSGGQRAFGGGSIVYVDPTDRAPRVVDALESSCPGLSVHRAETAADAVRALDNRSVDGVVTVDRLPDSDGLALVETIRRTHPTLPIVLYARHGSEELASRAIDADVTAYVPAAFDGPADAVEHLCDRVERVLASTGDGRFRRVDAMHDVALEFETCHDPETVYRLAVEAMIHVLESDDSALYVEEDGVLRPAAANGAIVSELTETFEPDQGVVGRTYRSGESSLDLDIGSDEDADPVADELRSGLSVPVGSFGVLQATSRDAAAFTERDRTLAELLAAHVSAAISRIRSERAVRRERDRFGALFENVPDGVVVVSEPGLDRIVAANPGFERLFGYEADEVAGEILGESLLPAGEDVVPIYDAVGLDEVVTEEVTRLTVDGPREFLLRGFAVELDGTIYEYIIYTDVTERKRRERELEEYRTLVETVGDPMYVLDADGTVAVANDAMAEAVGQPRSAILGAHARSFMPESTLERGKRELRAILQEDRQWGTFEFEFTDASDRTHVAEANVAPLVDDGDLVGNVGVIRDIAARKEREQRIRALHDGTRRLMAAENAPEVATVGCALATDILEYPLTGIHRYDPEADGLVPIAVSDDVADLLDEPDVIERDGGLAWTAFDSGQVMAHGDVRREEGVRNPETAIRSEAHFPLGEYGVLIVSSTERDAFDEESLAIAKILAANVEAALERAERETELDRRRRELERQRRELERQNERLEEFAGTVSHDLRNPLTLATGHVDILATEREEEHGDHLSEVQWALDRMDDIIDDVLVLARSGRQLTDTESISLETVVRRAGRTVDPALDIDVEGSLPAVTGEETRLLALFENLFRNALEHVGSDVSLTVGSFDDGFYVADDGPGIPPDEREAVLESGYTTHPEGTGFGLAIVTEVVDAHGWEIAVTESKAGGARFDVSLGKEAGGVDHDQDDDHDYDHNYNQDQGDDGDRNGDRVTQIDTE, via the coding sequence ATGTCTGGTGGTGGTAGTGGTGGACAACGAGCATTCGGTGGTGGGTCGATCGTATACGTCGACCCGACCGACCGAGCGCCGCGAGTCGTCGACGCCCTCGAGTCATCGTGTCCTGGACTGTCCGTTCACAGGGCCGAGACTGCTGCAGACGCGGTTCGAGCGCTCGACAATCGATCGGTCGACGGCGTGGTGACCGTCGACCGACTCCCCGATTCCGACGGGCTCGCACTCGTCGAAACGATCCGCCGAACTCACCCCACCCTTCCGATCGTGCTGTACGCCCGTCACGGCTCCGAGGAACTCGCGAGTCGCGCGATCGACGCAGACGTGACGGCGTACGTCCCCGCCGCCTTCGACGGTCCCGCGGACGCCGTCGAGCACCTGTGCGACCGCGTCGAGCGTGTGCTGGCGTCGACCGGCGACGGTCGATTTCGTCGGGTCGACGCGATGCACGACGTCGCTCTCGAGTTCGAGACCTGCCACGACCCCGAAACCGTCTACCGGCTCGCGGTCGAGGCGATGATTCACGTCCTCGAGAGCGACGACAGCGCGCTGTACGTCGAGGAAGACGGCGTGTTGCGGCCGGCAGCCGCCAACGGCGCCATCGTCTCCGAACTCACCGAGACGTTCGAACCCGACCAGGGCGTCGTCGGGCGGACCTACCGGTCCGGCGAGTCGTCCCTCGACCTGGACATCGGCTCCGACGAGGACGCCGATCCCGTCGCCGACGAGCTTCGCTCCGGGCTCAGCGTGCCCGTCGGATCCTTCGGCGTGCTCCAGGCCACCTCGCGCGATGCGGCGGCGTTTACCGAACGCGACCGCACGCTGGCGGAGTTGCTCGCGGCACACGTCTCCGCGGCGATTTCGCGCATTCGGTCGGAACGGGCCGTCCGTCGTGAACGCGACCGCTTCGGCGCGCTGTTCGAGAACGTCCCCGACGGCGTCGTCGTCGTCAGCGAACCGGGACTGGATCGGATCGTCGCCGCTAACCCCGGTTTCGAGCGCCTGTTCGGCTACGAGGCGGACGAGGTCGCGGGCGAGATCCTCGGCGAATCGCTGCTCCCGGCGGGCGAGGACGTCGTCCCGATCTACGACGCAGTCGGGCTAGATGAAGTCGTCACCGAGGAGGTCACGCGACTGACGGTCGACGGTCCCCGTGAGTTCCTCCTCAGGGGGTTCGCCGTCGAACTCGACGGCACCATCTACGAGTACATCATCTACACCGACGTCACCGAACGGAAACGGCGCGAACGGGAACTCGAGGAGTACCGAACGCTCGTCGAGACGGTCGGCGATCCCATGTACGTCCTCGACGCGGACGGGACCGTGGCAGTGGCTAACGACGCGATGGCCGAGGCGGTCGGTCAACCCAGAAGCGCGATCCTCGGCGCCCACGCTCGATCGTTCATGCCCGAATCGACACTCGAACGAGGAAAACGAGAACTGCGGGCGATTCTCCAGGAAGACCGGCAGTGGGGAACGTTCGAGTTCGAATTCACGGACGCCAGCGACCGCACTCACGTCGCCGAGGCTAACGTCGCCCCGCTGGTCGACGACGGCGACCTCGTCGGCAACGTCGGCGTTATTCGCGACATCGCTGCGCGAAAAGAGCGCGAACAACGAATCCGCGCGCTCCACGACGGCACCCGGCGGCTGATGGCCGCCGAGAACGCCCCAGAGGTCGCGACCGTCGGCTGTGCACTCGCGACCGACATCCTCGAGTACCCCCTCACTGGCATCCACCGGTACGATCCGGAGGCTGACGGGCTGGTCCCCATCGCTGTCTCGGACGACGTCGCCGACCTCCTGGACGAGCCGGACGTCATCGAACGCGACGGCGGCCTGGCCTGGACGGCCTTCGACTCCGGTCAGGTGATGGCTCACGGGGACGTCCGACGGGAAGAGGGTGTTCGAAACCCAGAGACGGCGATCAGGAGCGAGGCACACTTTCCGCTCGGCGAGTACGGCGTCCTCATCGTCTCCTCGACGGAGCGCGACGCCTTCGACGAGGAGTCGCTCGCAATCGCGAAAATCCTCGCCGCGAACGTCGAAGCCGCCCTCGAGCGTGCCGAACGCGAAACCGAACTCGACCGCCGTCGCCGGGAACTCGAGCGCCAGCGGCGAGAGCTCGAGCGCCAGAACGAACGCTTAGAGGAGTTCGCAGGAACGGTCTCACACGACCTCAGAAACCCGCTGACGCTCGCGACCGGCCACGTTGATATACTCGCTACCGAACGAGAAGAAGAGCACGGCGACCACCTCAGCGAAGTGCAGTGGGCGCTCGATCGAATGGACGACATCATCGACGACGTGCTCGTGCTCGCTCGCAGCGGGCGACAACTCACCGACACCGAATCGATTTCCCTCGAGACGGTGGTTCGACGGGCCGGTCGAACGGTCGATCCAGCGCTCGACATCGACGTCGAGGGCTCGCTTCCGGCCGTGACCGGTGAGGAGACGCGACTGCTGGCGCTGTTCGAGAACCTCTTTCGAAACGCCCTCGAGCACGTCGGATCCGACGTTTCGCTCACGGTCGGTTCGTTCGACGACGGCTTCTACGTGGCCGATGATGGGCCGGGCATTCCGCCGGACGAACGGGAGGCGGTCCTCGAGTCCGGCTACACGACCCACCCGGAGGGGACGGGATTCGGTCTGGCGATCGTGACGGAGGTCGTGGACGCTCACGGCTGGGAGATAGCGGTGACGGAGAGCAAGGCCGGCGGCGCGCGATTCGACGTTTCGCTCGGAAAAGAGGCGGGCGGTGTCGATCACGACCAGGACGACGATCACGATTACGATCACAATTACAACCAGGACCAGGGCGACGATGGCGACAGGAATGGAGACCGAGTGACACAGATCGACACGGAGTAG